The following proteins come from a genomic window of Suricata suricatta isolate VVHF042 chromosome 5, meerkat_22Aug2017_6uvM2_HiC, whole genome shotgun sequence:
- the LOC115291146 gene encoding LOW QUALITY PROTEIN: uncharacterized protein LOC115291146 (The sequence of the model RefSeq protein was modified relative to this genomic sequence to represent the inferred CDS: inserted 2 bases in 1 codon), with protein sequence MLLVQIRKLDPLPKKYRYLRKAVRTXRIRKSKRKEKAETCHTPIFPTSFVPPQNEEDEVVDTKPAVFSAQEDDPDLPSEDRLQSQQDEGACVMHQECQIQPRELSVSQEPRPSSPAVTSLASSPFCFGRFLSCVSQTFLRSRKCQAPRREDTKHAEARGDAKALRPALLRCLGRNRVQPHESRQQVDAKMASPCV encoded by the exons ATGCTTCTAGTCCAGATAAGAAAGTTAGATCCACTTCCAAAAAAGTATAGATATCTTAGGAAGGCTGTAAGgac aagaataagaaagagcaagaggaaggagaaggcggAGACCTGTCACACCCCTATCTTTCCAACATCTTTTGTGCCACCACAAAATGAAGAAGATGAGGTGGTAGATACAAAGCCGGCTGTATTCAGTGCTCAGGAAGATGATCCTGACCTTCCCAGTGAG GACAGGTTACAGAGTCAGCAGGATGAGGGCGCCTGTGTGATGCATCAGGAGTGTCAGATCCAGCCCCGTGAGCTCTCAGTGTCCCAGGAGCCTAGGCCGTCTTCTCCTGCAGTGACATCCTTGGCATCATCACCATTCTGCTTTGGTCGCTTCCTAAGCTGTGTCTCTCAGACCTTCTTGAGGTCTAGAAAGTGCCAGGCCCCCAGAAGAGAGGACACAAAGCATGCTGAGGCAAGAGGCGATGCTAAGGCTCTAAGACCTGCCCTGTTGAGATGTCTGGGCAGAAACAGGGTGCAGCCTCATGAAAGCCGGCAGCAAGTTGATGCCAAGATGGCTTCTCCCtgtgtttag